From the genome of Vicia villosa cultivar HV-30 ecotype Madison, WI linkage group LG2, Vvil1.0, whole genome shotgun sequence, one region includes:
- the LOC131653965 gene encoding protein CROWDED NUCLEI 1-like translates to MEARHASLGRRTLEEIRQKRAAERLVKTTSGPDLSQVPTISEMATINKSESGNRLSESDVSSLISQIKDLQKKNTELDEENKKMTLKLQTIEIDNDAMQKKLNGLEQNTVPSLRKALKDVAMEKDAAVVSREDLLAQLRTLKKRLKEAEEEQYRAEEDAAALRAELNSVQQQSMTNTVSTIPSLGPPDHHLQILENELAGLKLELQRESLMRHQGQEQLAKEQSRIASLMSEKQELEEKLNSMSREAAEISDKATHKAFTLEDKQKLDKQLHDMALAVERLESSRQKLLMEIDYQSTEIERLFEENSNLSNSHQEAIGAAARWESQVMECLKQNEELRGILEKLRVEQANGLPDSFKNGVHETDSSTSIGEVASLKGQLVKEMSRAETLTAEVMQLSAQLEQVKQAYDGLARFYKPVLRNIENGLIQMKQDNSLSVR, encoded by the exons ATGGAGGCTCGTCACGCATCTCTCGGTCGACGAACG CTTGAGGAAATTCGTCAAAAGAGAGCCGCGGAAAGATTGGTTAAAACCACTTCCGGACCAGATCTAAGTCAGGTTCCGACCATCTCCG aGATGGCTACAATTAACAAGTCGGAGAGCGGAAATAGACTCTCTGAG TCAGATGTTAGTTcgctaatatctcaaataaaaGATCTGCAAAAGAAGAACACGGAGTTGgatgaagaaaacaagaaaatgaCTTTAAAG CTTCAAACGATTGAAATTGATAATGATGCAATGCAGAAGAAGTTAAATGGACTG GAGCAAAATACGGTGCCATCTCTCAGAAAAGCTCTCAAGGATGTTGCGATGGAAAAAGATGCTGCAGTTGTTTCACGA GAAGATCTTTTAGCACAGCTTCGTACCCTGAAGAAACGGCTGAAGGAAGCAGAAGAGGAGCAATATCGT GCAGAGGAAGATGCAGCAGCATTGAGAGCAGAATTGAATTCAGTTCAGCAACAATCAATGACTAACACAGTCAGTACAATTCCATCTCTTGGTCCACCAGACCACCATCTTCAAATATTAGAAAATGAGCTAGCTGGTTTAAAATTGGAACTGCAG CGTGAGTCACTGATGAGGCACCAGGGGCAAGAACAATTAGCAAAAGAGCAAAGCCGTATTGCATCATTGATGTCTGAAAAGCAGGAGTTGGAAGAAAAACTAAACTCCATGTCTAGAGAGGCTGCAG AAATCTCAGATAAAGCAACTCACAAGGCATTCACTTTG GAGGACAAGCAGAAACTTGATAAGCAGTTGCATGATATGGCGTTAGCTGTAGAAAGATTGGAGAGCAGCAGGCAGAAACTTCTAATGGAG ATTGATTATCAATCTACAGAGATAGAGAGGCTTTTTGAGGAAAATTCTAATCTCTCAAATTCACATCAAGAGGCAATTGGAGCAGCAGCAAGATGGGAAAGCCAG GTGATGGAGTGTCTTAAGCAAAATGAAGAGCTGCGCGGGATTCTAGAAAAATTGCGAGTGGAACAGGCTAATGGCTTACCAGACTCATTTAAGAATGGGGTACATGAGACTGATTCCTCAACATCTATTGGAGAGGTGGCATCTCTGAAG GGCCAACTTGTAAAGGAAATGAGCAGAGCAGAGACACTAACGGCAGAAGTCATGCAACTCTCTGCGCAACTTgaacaagtcaaacaagcatatgATGGTCTTGCACGCTT TTATAAGCCAGTGCTGCGCAATATTGAAAACGGTCTCATACAAATGAAACAAGACAACTCATTG